The Pelodiscus sinensis isolate JC-2024 chromosome 4, ASM4963464v1, whole genome shotgun sequence genomic sequence AGGGCCTGGCCATCTTGCACAGACACCTCTccccatcaaaaaaaaaaaaaaaaaaaaaaacacctctgtgCCATCTGAAAGAAACAATGAATGTTTCTGGCTAAGGCTATAACACTGGCTTCATGTCTGAGACACTGACTAAAGCGGACTATACTGTAGCTTGATTTCAGTGGTAGGGCAGAATGCAACCAAGTCAGGGCCTTGGACCATCATAGTGGAGATGGACTTAAAGCAGAGGCCAGGGATGTGCTTGCTGCTACATTGCCACCTCGCAGAAAGAGGAAAATTATCATTATAGTACTATTGTGCCAGTGCTGGTTTCCAGCCCCACTACTGGTGCTCCCATCTTGCTGACATTATACTACGGAGCTATATGATGCTTAAAGATTAAACTTAAGTTCATTTCCTCACCCCCTTCCTTGCTGGCACTATTACCCTTCAGGTGAGAGCCTGAATACAAGTGTCTGGTGGGACAAATATATGATTTCTTTTTTGCTGGTAGTATTAATGTGAGAAGAGACATTGCTCTGTCCCCTGCAGTaatgcagaggtgggaggggcagaAGATCAAATCCTTACAGGTATTCTGATTTGAGGAAGAGGCAATAGCACAATGCTGGGGTCAGGAATTGTATTTGTTGTGAGATGAGGCTTgaagcttttaattaaaaaaagaaaaccaagctCACCATTGCTGTGATGTGTTTGAAAAGTCCTTTATTGCTTGCTGAGATGTGCAGCAGTCTGTTCTTATGAGTTCACTAAGAACTTGTGCTTTTTGTGGGAGACTGATGGATGGTTGCTAGTAGCTCTTACTGACTCTCTGCAGCTGTCTCAGCAACCACATTCTTGTGAAATCTCTCCAGGACTTGGACCTGCCTGGAGCGAACAAGGATGTGGGGACGGATCCTGGCAATGGCGTCTACTGCTTCCTGTGGGGTCCAGTGGTACAACTGGAAAGGCATAAACCCTAAATGAAAATCTATCATGTCTGTCTAAAGATCAACACAGGCTTCTGGAGGGGCTAGCTTTCTTCCAGACACTAAAGTTTAGGTGGTTAAGGGAAGTGGATCACTTTATCCCTGTTGGTTCTGAACACTATCTGCTGCCTATCTCCTTGAGACACCCAGCTCTCAATGGGAGACTCCTGAGGGGGTGGCAAATGTATACCTGAAGCACCATGTCTCACCAAATTATCATGCTTTTGTGGACAGCTTCTCCTGCCCTGGACAGacacagcagctttatttaaCCTGATATGCTTTCCTAGTTCAGGTGAAAAACTGACTCTGCTCTTGCTTCCCTCCACTGCTCAAGCAAATGCTAATGAATGCAGGGTTCCACAGCTGTACTCACATTTTTATATTAGTTTATTCTGTTATTAACCTGTGTCCATTTGTGGGAACTTCATCTTTATTCTGTCTTGTTTAAATTCTTACCCTTGATGCTGCATTAAATTTTGCATTTAAGAAGCAGTAAAACTGTGCAATGTCTAGTTAGTctaagccagtggttttcaaactatggtcTCAGTGCACTACTGGgctgtggaatgtcaggcacccttggtctcattgctgcagggtgatcagtgaCTTGTGGGATGTTAAGGAAGGGCACCTGCCTGTCCTTTCACTGCAGACTGAGCTGCACTCCAGAagtgggcagcagcaggcctggctcctgggtgggggcgggagagcccacagggctctgtgcactgcccctgtcctgagcactagctctgcactcccaatGGCTGGGAACTTGTTGCTGACTGTTTCTGGAATGAAGCATGGTCTGTGGTGGCAGGAGGGGCTAGAAGCCTGCCTTAACACCACCGCTGACCTAAAGCCACTTGAGGTAAaaccctcctgtcccagccctgaccccacccccaaagccagagccccctcataTATCCCagagctctcatcctcagccccatcctggagccctcactctagtcaaattattttGGGTTGTGAGCATCAGCAATTTTCCTTCAACTGAGTCCTgagaaagtttgaaaaccactggtctaagcCTCCTGTCAGAGTCCTTACAAGGTCCTTTTCTTGACCACTGGCAACTCCACTTTCTTGAAGTGGGTAGCTGCTCTATCACAGTCATTGCCCATGAGAAGGGCTGAGGGAAGCAGAGCCAGTCAGGATTTATTACAGCAAGGAGTACTGACTAACCCCTGTGCCTAGCAATCACAGAATCAGTCACAATACTTTAAGCAAACTAAATGTGACAGTTGCCTCATGCATTTAATTGCAGTCCATTTGCACATGAAGCCAAGAAACTCCACCGATTCAGCTTCCTTGCAAACAGCTGAGCAACCAGAGGAATAACTGTACAGGAGACTGCCAGGCAAACTAGACTACTTATAATGGGAACTGCCTTGTGACAAACACTAGCACCTCACTTCCAGCAAGCAGTGATCTGTCCGTGTCCGGAGAGCAGATGAAACAGTGAACCCTAGAAGACCTATTCCCACAGTAGTATCAATGTGTACAGAGATTAGAGCTAGACTATCAAAGGTATCCTGTGTTCCAGTTCATCAAGCAGTTTTACTTGTTCACTGTACCTCCCCCACAACATGAGTAGAGGAGTATCTGGGAAATAGCTCATCCCCAGTGAGTCTGGAGTGTAGCCACATTCTCTGTTTCCTCTCCTCAAGTTGCCATGCAGCCTAGATTCAGTACAACTGGAACATCTTAAATACatcttttaaaattagtttttgaAGCACCTGATACTGACCAGACTCCTTGTTGCCCACACATCAGCAGCTTCCCCTGTCATGCATTGAGTTGAATTTACTGAATGGAAGCAACTTGTAGAAGAGATGGCCCCTTATCTTATCAACAGTTTGTCTATCCAGAGAGCCTGGCTCTAAATGTGTCCCCTTTCAGTACAGAAGTCTAACCTGAATTAAATATGCTGCCACCATGGTGGCACTGCGGGAGCGTCCTGCCTTGCAATGCACATAGACACTATTTCCACTATCCCGATGCTTCAGTACAAATTCAACACCTCTCTGCAGGTTTTCCAGTGTGGGAACTCCAACCAGGTCCACGGTGCTGAGACGCAGCTGCTCTACTCCCATTGCCTCCCACTCCTGTAATGAACACAAAGACTGAATTAGTCACCAGGCTTTGGGTGGAAGAAAGGATAGGTCCTATCAGAACACCATGGAGATATAGCAGCAGTGCAAAGGAATAGAGGTCAGTGAGAGAAAACAAGACAAGAACAAATCAGACATAATAGAAGTGAGAAAAATCTTGACCCTTTGATAACCATGACAGAGGATCGTGCGGGAGTTTTCCTGGTGAAAGAGAAAAGACTTAAGTGACTATTAGGAGGAGCGTGCTTGAGTGTGTTGTGTGCTTGCTTCATTAAAGAGTTGAATGGGTGTGCTCTGTTGTAGGGGCTAGGTGCTGAGCTAAATAGCCTGCTAGGCTACGCTGAGAGCTTACTCAGGAGGCTCTAGCCTGCTATACATAGATTCCTAACTCCCTAAGCATCCTTTGACAAGGAGGTGAGGCAGGAGATCAGGGGTTTAAAAGCCAGCCAAAGGAGTTAGCGAAGAGAGCACTGAGaactagagggctacgtctacactggcatgatcttgcgcaagaactcttttgcggaagagttcttgtgcaaaaacttccagaagagagcgtctacactggcatgtggcctttgcgcaagagatgtgcttttgcgcaagaacatccctgccactgtagacgctctcttgcgcaagaaagctctgatggccattttaaccattgggctttcttgcacaagaaattcatgttgcctgtctgcattggcctcttgcgcaagaacagttgcgcaagagggattattcctgagcaggagcatcagagttcttgcgcaagaagcactgatttcatacattagaacatcagtttacatgcgcaagaactcacggccagtgtagataggcagcaagtttttgcacgaaagcggccgcttttgcacaagatcgcaccaatgtagacacagccgaggagttTAGAGAGCAAAAATCATGAAGACAGAAGTCTATCAGCAGAATGAGGACCATCCAATTTACACCTCCACACAAGGCACGTACAATAATATATATGCATGCAGTGCAAACTACTCATGGTCCTCAGACACAGTACAAGCTCTCAaggccagagtggctgaactTGGGAGGGAAGGAAGACAGTATGTAGATGAGATATTCCAAGACACAACAGAATGGATCCATCCCCACTCTGAAAACCTTTACATTATTgaggaggaggatgaaagtctcggCAGGAAAACATCAAGgtagagcagagggaaacaatcCCATAGCTGGCCCTAGGAATGTGAACGgataatgggtgatgcttaccaggtaccaGTTAACTGACACCTGTGAGCAGCCCTGTGGGCagagagctgcttcagccccccaaGTGGGAAGGTAGGAGCTGGCCATCCCATGTGTGCTGGGGGACTAAAAGCAGGAGCTTGTCCCCACACGGGTGGGGCTGCAGACTCCTGCTTCTAGCTTCCCtatgagggcagggctgggagcagtagTCCCACATGGGGAGGAGGTGAGATCCTGCTTAATGGATTAACTGGATAAAGCTTAGTTTTAatgggttaactgattaactaggaTTATACATCCCTAGTTAGGACCCTCCTAACACCATGATGTCATGGTGttgccattcatctgaagaattggattgtgcccacgaaagctcctgatatcatctacatgttttgttactctctaaggtgctgcaagattatttgttgttttaaatttttttccagttacagactaacagggctacccctctgaagttagGGAAGCAATGCTACCTCTGAAAAATTGTTAATGAAATGTCAAATAAATATGCCTCAAATTCTGTCTCCTCCAATGTtgttcctctctttctcttcattACCATTTTTTCTCATTATTGAGATAAATTGAATGCTGACCGTCTGCTTCTGGGGGGGAAAGAAACAAATCTTAATTCACTCTAAAAGGACAGAGTTATGGTGCTATATATTCTGGAATTTACTGAAGCAAGAGATTACAGTAGTGGAATGTACAAAACTGTTTCCTAcagtattaaatatatatatatccagtAACTCTCTAAGAGATCATGTTACAGGACTTTTAATTCACTCATTATTTAGGGTAGTAACAAGTTCCAGCAAGACAGGGCAGGAAAAAATTTCCTTTGTGGTACAGTGTGACACAAATATATGTTGAGGGTAGCCTTATTCCCTtcctcagatgcatctgatgtTGGCTGCTGCCTGGTAAGAAAGCAGATCAAACAGTCCTTAACTCGCATTTCCATTTGTACAGCAGGAACTTCTCTGCTTATTTCATATTTGCCATTATGTTACTCCAGCGTGTTCAACTTCAACATTAGTCACTTTCAGTGTCTGGTGTTATAAAACTGATGTTGCTTGCTATTGTCAGAAATAATCGGCCTTAACTGTATTTCAGAAGTTCCCTGGAACTTCAATAATGTTGCAGTTTTTGATACCTCCAGGCATCAGAAAGCACAAAAAGAGCCTCTCACCGATAGTTTCAAATCTGGACCAGGTCACTAGTGGACAAAGTCTATTAAAGTCCACTCACCAGAGAAGAACAGAACTCAATAGTTAGAAATGTCCACAATAGTTTGAAATTTGATCTTCACCTTAATAAATAGTATGGATGATTAAACTATCTTCTTTAACAGAAGATGCATGGACTGTGTATTGTCCAGCTCCAAGCACATTTACTGAACACCCTAATAAATGATGGACAGTTGAGTGGATCTTAATCCCATTTCTTTTGGACAGGTGTCACCACTAcagtagatcagtggtccccaatgcggtgcccgcgggcgcaatggcacccgccggggcatttgtgcatGCCCACCTAGTGACCaaggccagcccaagccattcttgcgctcCAGGCCCTGGGCGCACAGGGCACGTGCATCCCccgccccgggtgcgcggcacatgtgtggtgccaccCCCAGGTGCGTGGCCCCAGGCGCATGTGCGGTACTGCCCccaggcacatggtgcatgcacggccccatccccgggtgcctggcagccccaaaaggttggggaccactgcagtagATGCTAACTGACCTGGTTCTAGGTATTGTCAGAAAGTGCACAAAAGTAAACAGGCCATGAGACCAAACAGTTATTTAACTTCTGGAAATTTCTTCAGGACAACCAGTGGAATTGGAAACTTATGCTGACAATGTACATGCTGCACCGCCTCAGTGGATTTATACTAGATGTGTCTCTTCTCAGCACTAAATACATTTATTGTTCCTGTGTTGAATAAAGGGCTGCTTGGCTGAATATGCCATTTCcacaaactccctccctcccccaagcaaacAGTTTAGTATATACCATTTAGCTCTGTTCAACTAGAAGTCATTTTAGGACGCTCAAACTTTGCACAGCCACCAAGTTCAGAAAAGGGGGACTAGAGCAGTGATCGCATTTCTCTTCAAGGGAGAAACAGCTCTGCCTAGGCTGAAAGGTAGCAGACTTTTAACGGCCCAGGCCATTCTGCCCAGGGAGAGGGAAATTCTCCACCTAGCTGGCAGGGCCGAAGAGTTCAGGGGCCCGTGACAGCCGCAGCccgtttgggggaggggggagggaggcggttCCCCACCCAGGCGCTCACGCCGCCCTGCGACCCCGAGGAGCAAAGGGCCTCGCAggtgtggggctggcccaggccccgGCTCAcctggggggagcagcagaggaagCGGGTCTCGTACTCCTCGTTCATGGTGAGCACCCCGCGCACGTTCTCCTCTTCCACCAGCTGCTGGGGGAGACAGAGTCAGAGCCGGCCGGGCGCGGGCAGGCGGGTTAGAGTCCCCGCCACCTCCCGACCTGACCCCCGCCCCGTTACCCTGCGGCTCCGTCCCCGCAGCGGCAGCGCCCCCAGCAGCACGGCCGGGTCGATGCGGTGGAACCAAGGCCGCTGGGAGCCGGGCAGCCGCTCGCGCACCAGGGTGTAGAGCAGCGTCGGGTAGAAGACGAGCCGGGCCGCCCCGGAGCCCAGCGCAACCGCCACCCCCATCCTCGCGGCCGCAAGGGGGCCGGCCGGGTTTGCTCGGCGGCGATGGAGAGAGGGGGGCGAGCCTactgtgctgggggcgggggagcgagggCACGCGGACGGGCTCACTGAGAACACTGGTGGGGGCGGGCGAACTCACTAGGCGGAAGGGGCCTTGGAGCTTGCGTCTTCTCCTGTCTCGCTGCCCCCCGAGCCCGCCATGGTCCCTCCCGGAAGCGCCGCCATCTTGCGAAGCCGGCCTGAGGCGGAGGGAGCGGAGAGCGGTGCGGACAGATCCGCGGGACAGGTGAGGGCGGCGGCTGCTGCCCGGGCCGGGCAGGGACCGCGCGGAGCCAACGGTGAGAcccgcccatcctggctaacggGGCTGGCCTAGCCCTTCTTGGAGTCCCCGGCTAGGGGGTCATCCCGTGCCCGGGCCTCTCTGATCCCCTCCCCGTAAGGAGCCTTCTGCTCTGCTGGCCCCGGCCTGGTGCTTTCCCCGCTCCGCCTCATGCTCGCCCTGCTGAAAGGGCCCTTGGCggcagcagggagcagcccccgCTTGCCTGCTGTCCCGGAGTCCTGCTCTGCCGCGACCCAGGGGCTGCCCGGAGCCAGTGCCGGTGGCTGGAGCTAGTTGACAACGTCTCGCGGGCCCTCAGGTCTCCCGAGAACCCCTATTTGTGTAGCGGGCTAGGGCTGATCTCCCTAGAAGTGTCATCGGGGCGTGTGAGCCCGCTGTGCCGCGCGTgtgccctgcctggggctgattgtgctAATTGGAGCAGGGTCAGTAGTCTAATTTCCCGTCCGTGGGGAAGAGGGCACTTTGCATGATGAGTTGTGATGTTTCTGGCCACGAGATGAGCAACACCTTCCCTGTTCGTGCTCTCGCCACCTTTTATGAGAACTTTCCCTTGAAAGTGTTGAAAGGAAACAGGAGCTCCGTCCTATTACAGTTTTGGGACTGACTCCCTTTAACTTCTTTACAGTTTCTAAC encodes the following:
- the PTPMT1 gene encoding phosphatidylglycerophosphatase and protein-tyrosine phosphatase 1, translated to MGVAVALGSGAARLVFYPTLLYTLVRERLPGSQRPWFHRIDPAVLLGALPLRGRSRRLVEEENVRGVLTMNEEYETRFLCCSPQEWEAMGVEQLRLSTVDLVGVPTLENLQRGVEFVLKHRDSGNSVYVHCKAGRSRSATMVAAYLIQLYHWTPQEAVDAIARIRPHILVRSRQVQVLERFHKNVVAETAAESQ